One Amycolatopsis sp. NBC_00355 genomic window carries:
- a CDS encoding alpha/beta fold hydrolase, protein MREYRVEANGIKINVADAGEGPAVLLLHGFPHTWRLWSAVIPHLARHHRVLAPDLRGLGATTRADGGYDAANLATDAEALLDALGEPTAAVVGIDAGAPPAFLLATRRPERVRRLVLMESLLGRLPGAEAFLAGGPPWWFGFHAVPGLAETVLAGHEADYIGWFLDAGTRDREVPPEIRTHFAAAYTGRESLRCAFEHYRAMPASAAQIAGAGRLTVPALAIGAHPVGDTLARQLRPIAEDLTEHLVEDCGHIVPLDRPDVLAPLLTSFLDLDLAGASRLAP, encoded by the coding sequence GTGCGCGAGTATCGGGTCGAGGCGAACGGCATCAAGATCAACGTCGCCGACGCCGGGGAAGGGCCCGCGGTCCTGCTGCTGCACGGCTTCCCGCATACGTGGCGGCTCTGGTCGGCGGTCATCCCGCACCTGGCCCGCCACCACCGCGTCCTCGCGCCGGACCTGCGTGGTCTCGGCGCGACCACCCGCGCCGACGGCGGCTACGACGCCGCGAACCTCGCCACGGACGCCGAGGCCCTCCTCGACGCGCTGGGCGAGCCGACGGCGGCGGTCGTCGGCATCGACGCGGGCGCCCCGCCCGCGTTCCTGCTGGCGACGCGACGCCCCGAACGTGTCCGGCGGCTCGTGCTGATGGAGTCGCTGCTCGGGCGCCTGCCCGGCGCCGAAGCCTTCCTCGCCGGCGGGCCGCCGTGGTGGTTCGGCTTCCACGCCGTGCCCGGCCTCGCCGAGACGGTCCTGGCCGGCCACGAAGCGGACTACATCGGCTGGTTCCTCGACGCCGGCACGCGAGACCGTGAGGTACCACCGGAAATCCGCACGCACTTCGCCGCCGCGTACACCGGCCGCGAATCCCTGAGGTGCGCGTTCGAGCACTACCGCGCCATGCCCGCGAGTGCCGCGCAAATCGCCGGGGCCGGTCGTCTCACGGTGCCGGCCTTGGCGATCGGTGCCCATCCGGTCGGTGACACCCTCGCGCGGCAGCTGCGGCCGATCGCCGAAGATCTCACGGAGCACCTCGTCGAGGACTGCGGCCACATCGTCCCGCTGGACCGCCCGGATGTTCTCGCGCCGCTGCTGACGTCGTTCCTTGACCTCGACCTAGCTGGAGCTTCAAGACTGGCACCATGA
- a CDS encoding PadR family transcriptional regulator: MAARKIRNTLALALLGLLLERPMHPYEMASTLRERHKDSSFKINPGSLYDTVESLAKHRWIEPVETVREGNRPERTVYTHTELGRQEFVAWLDELVRVPVDEYPKFVAAVSYLGALGPDRAADALEERARHLAERVEGAETALADTVGQGAPRLFMIEVEYIRHAWRAELDWARRTAAEIRSGSLPWPETF, translated from the coding sequence ATGGCAGCCCGCAAGATCCGCAACACCCTGGCGCTGGCCCTGCTGGGCCTCCTGCTGGAACGCCCGATGCACCCGTACGAAATGGCGTCCACGCTGCGCGAACGCCACAAGGACTCCAGCTTCAAGATCAATCCCGGGTCGCTCTACGACACGGTGGAGTCCCTGGCCAAGCACCGCTGGATCGAGCCGGTCGAGACGGTCCGGGAGGGCAACCGGCCGGAGCGGACCGTCTACACGCACACCGAGCTCGGCCGGCAGGAGTTCGTCGCCTGGCTGGACGAGCTCGTGCGCGTGCCGGTCGACGAGTACCCGAAGTTCGTCGCGGCGGTCAGTTACCTCGGCGCGCTCGGCCCGGACCGCGCCGCCGACGCGCTGGAAGAACGCGCCCGCCACCTCGCCGAACGCGTCGAAGGCGCGGAGACGGCCCTGGCGGACACGGTCGGCCAGGGGGCGCCGCGGCTGTTCATGATCGAGGTCGAGTACATCCGGCACGCCTGGCGGGCCGAGCTCGACTGGGCGCGCCGGACGGCCGCCGAAATCCGCAGTGGCTCCCTGCCCTGGCCCGAAACCTTCTGA
- a CDS encoding winged helix-turn-helix transcriptional regulator → MPTSRSYGDACATARALDVVGERWALLVVRELLLGPQRFSDVRRALPGASSNLVTDRLRELEGRGVVTRRTLPPPAASTVYELTAWGRELEPIVLALGVWAANVPLPEPATLGATSVLLFLRGSARPHGIACYHVELDSRVWTVRTEPGRLTVEPGEPAGPDAVVRTDPRTLNALLEKPAGLDAAIRDGRVRIEGDRKAVHRLLREHEA, encoded by the coding sequence ATGCCGACCAGTCGCAGCTACGGAGACGCGTGCGCCACCGCCCGCGCGCTCGACGTCGTCGGAGAGCGGTGGGCGTTGCTCGTCGTGCGCGAACTCTTGCTGGGGCCGCAACGGTTTTCCGACGTCCGCCGCGCGCTCCCGGGCGCCAGCTCGAACCTCGTCACCGACCGGCTCCGCGAGCTCGAAGGTCGCGGCGTCGTAACCCGCCGGACGCTGCCGCCGCCCGCGGCTTCGACGGTCTACGAGCTGACCGCGTGGGGCCGGGAGCTGGAGCCGATCGTGCTCGCGCTGGGCGTGTGGGCCGCGAACGTCCCCCTCCCCGAGCCCGCGACGCTCGGCGCGACGTCGGTGCTGCTGTTCCTCCGCGGCTCCGCCCGTCCACACGGGATCGCCTGCTATCACGTCGAACTGGACAGTCGCGTGTGGACGGTCCGTACCGAACCGGGGCGCCTGACCGTCGAACCGGGCGAACCGGCCGGTCCGGACGCCGTCGTCCGGACCGACCCGCGCACCCTCAACGCGCTGCTCGAAAAGCCCGCCGGCCTCGACGCCGCGATCCGCGACGGCCGCGTCCGGATCGAAGGTGACCGGAAAGCCGTCCACAGGCTGCTGCGCGAACACGAAGCCTGA
- a CDS encoding MFS transporter, translated as MTGELKRARLGVSVVFAVCGAAFATWLARVPAVQAQLGLSTGQLATGLFGLAAGSVLALLGAGALLARIGSRAAVVLGAVVLCAGLPLVAFAWSAPVFVAALVVLGVGNSLLDVAMNAHAARVEEGYGRPIFAGFHAFWNIGGLAGSGVDALMEAAHVPVSVHFPIAGAVLLALALWAARTRFLTGADRGQGEAAFAWPSRALVPLGVIAFCGFVAEGAVNSWSAVYLADVTGATPALASLGYFAFSTTMIAIRLVADRVVARTGAVRFARAATTVAVLGFAVVLLAPWPVAVILGFAVVGLGVAGIVPIAWSVASRNQADKPGQAVAAVAACGYLGFLVEPVLVGALATRVGLHWALSSAVVVTLGIFALAPSLREASSSSPSADELPGAAV; from the coding sequence ATGACGGGGGAGCTGAAACGGGCCCGCCTGGGGGTCTCGGTCGTGTTCGCGGTCTGCGGCGCGGCGTTCGCGACCTGGCTGGCCCGGGTGCCGGCGGTGCAGGCGCAGCTGGGGTTGAGCACCGGGCAGCTGGCGACGGGGCTGTTCGGGCTGGCCGCCGGGTCGGTGCTGGCGCTGCTCGGAGCCGGGGCACTGCTCGCCCGGATCGGCAGCCGCGCGGCCGTCGTGCTCGGCGCGGTCGTGCTGTGCGCCGGCCTGCCGCTGGTCGCGTTCGCCTGGTCGGCGCCGGTGTTCGTCGCCGCGCTGGTGGTGCTCGGCGTCGGCAACAGCCTCCTCGACGTCGCGATGAACGCGCACGCGGCGCGGGTCGAGGAGGGGTACGGCCGGCCGATCTTCGCCGGGTTCCACGCCTTCTGGAACATCGGCGGCCTCGCGGGCTCCGGCGTCGACGCGCTGATGGAGGCGGCCCACGTCCCGGTGTCGGTGCACTTCCCGATCGCCGGCGCGGTGCTGCTCGCGCTCGCGCTGTGGGCGGCGCGCACGCGGTTCCTCACCGGCGCCGACCGCGGTCAGGGCGAGGCGGCGTTCGCGTGGCCGAGCCGCGCGCTGGTGCCGCTCGGCGTGATCGCGTTCTGCGGGTTCGTCGCCGAGGGCGCGGTCAACAGCTGGAGCGCGGTGTACCTCGCCGACGTCACCGGCGCGACGCCCGCGCTGGCGTCCTTGGGCTACTTCGCCTTCTCGACCACGATGATCGCGATCCGGCTGGTCGCCGACCGGGTCGTGGCCCGGACGGGCGCGGTGCGGTTCGCGCGCGCGGCGACGACGGTCGCGGTGCTGGGGTTCGCCGTGGTCCTGCTCGCGCCCTGGCCGGTCGCCGTGATCCTGGGATTCGCGGTGGTCGGGCTCGGTGTGGCCGGGATCGTGCCGATCGCGTGGAGCGTGGCGAGCCGCAACCAGGCGGACAAGCCGGGCCAGGCGGTGGCCGCCGTCGCCGCGTGCGGTTACCTGGGGTTCCTGGTGGAGCCGGTGCTGGTCGGGGCGTTGGCGACGCGGGTCGGGCTGCACTGGGCGTTGTCGTCGGCGGTCGTGGTGACGCTCGGGATCTTCGCACTGGCGCCGTCACTGCGGGAAGCCAGCAGCAGCAGCCCTTCGGCCGACGAACTGCCCGGCGCCGCCGTGTAG
- a CDS encoding serine hydrolase domain-containing protein — translation MTDIHGTHDDRFDDVRAALEKNVDSGEELGASLVVDLDGEVVVDLWGGFRDQAQTRTWDEHTITNVWSTTKTVTSLAALMLVDRGDLDVHAPVARYWPEFAANGKEDVEVRHLLSHTSGVSGLDRPAVVEDLYDLETSTARMAEQAPWWAPGTASGYHAANFGHLVGEVVRRVSGKPLKAFVAEEIAGPLGADFQIGAAEADWGRIADVVPPPPAQFDLDALGPDNVLVKTLTGPVIDANVANTPAWRRAELGAVNGHGNARSVARMLSALARGGTVDGVRLLGPDTIDVIFEEQANGVDLGLGVPLRWGIGYGLPLRETVPWIPDGRVCFWGGWGGSMIIMDLDRRLTISYMMNRMGPGVIGSDRSGTYVRAVYDALG, via the coding sequence ATGACCGACATCCACGGAACGCACGACGACCGCTTCGACGACGTCCGCGCCGCGCTCGAGAAGAACGTCGACTCCGGCGAGGAACTGGGCGCGTCCCTCGTCGTCGACCTCGACGGCGAAGTCGTCGTCGACCTCTGGGGCGGCTTCCGCGACCAGGCCCAGACCCGCACGTGGGACGAGCACACCATCACCAACGTGTGGTCGACGACGAAGACCGTGACCAGCCTGGCCGCACTGATGCTCGTCGACCGCGGCGACCTCGACGTCCACGCGCCGGTCGCGAGGTACTGGCCCGAGTTCGCGGCCAACGGCAAGGAGGACGTCGAGGTCCGGCACCTGCTGTCGCACACGTCCGGCGTCTCCGGGCTCGACCGGCCCGCGGTCGTCGAGGACCTCTACGACCTGGAGACGTCGACGGCCCGGATGGCGGAGCAGGCGCCGTGGTGGGCGCCGGGCACGGCTTCGGGTTACCACGCGGCGAACTTCGGGCACCTGGTCGGCGAGGTCGTGCGGCGGGTGAGCGGGAAGCCGTTGAAGGCGTTCGTCGCCGAGGAGATCGCCGGGCCGCTGGGCGCGGACTTCCAGATCGGGGCCGCCGAAGCGGACTGGGGCCGGATCGCGGACGTCGTCCCGCCGCCACCAGCGCAGTTCGACCTCGACGCGCTGGGCCCGGACAACGTGCTCGTCAAGACGCTGACCGGGCCGGTCATCGACGCGAACGTCGCCAACACGCCGGCGTGGCGCCGCGCGGAACTCGGCGCGGTGAACGGGCACGGCAACGCGCGGTCGGTCGCGCGGATGCTGTCGGCGCTCGCCCGCGGCGGCACGGTCGACGGCGTCCGCCTACTCGGCCCCGACACGATCGACGTGATCTTCGAGGAGCAGGCGAACGGCGTCGACCTCGGGCTCGGCGTCCCGCTGCGCTGGGGCATCGGCTACGGGCTGCCGCTGCGCGAGACGGTGCCGTGGATCCCGGACGGCCGCGTCTGTTTCTGGGGCGGCTGGGGCGGTTCGATGATCATCATGGACCTCGACCGGCGGCTGACGATCTCCTACATGATGAACCGGATGGGTCCGGGCGTCATCGGCTCCGACCGCAGCGGCACGTACGTCCGGGCGGTTTACGACGCCCTGGGATGA
- a CDS encoding MmcQ/YjbR family DNA-binding protein: MAGWDDVGRIARGLPEVLEENGRGYLAWQVGKKGFAWERPLRKGDLEALGERAPAGPVLCAYVPDVGVKDVLIADDPAVFFTTAHFKGFPAILVELDRVDLPTLDEVLTEAWLCRAPKRLAKAWLESG, encoded by the coding sequence ATGGCCGGTTGGGACGACGTCGGCCGGATCGCGCGCGGGCTCCCCGAAGTGCTCGAGGAGAACGGCCGCGGGTATCTGGCCTGGCAGGTCGGGAAGAAGGGCTTCGCCTGGGAACGCCCGCTGCGCAAGGGCGATCTCGAAGCGCTCGGCGAGCGGGCGCCCGCCGGGCCGGTGCTCTGCGCGTACGTGCCGGACGTCGGCGTCAAGGACGTGCTGATCGCCGACGACCCGGCCGTTTTCTTCACCACTGCGCACTTCAAGGGCTTCCCGGCGATCCTCGTCGAGCTCGACCGCGTCGACCTGCCGACGCTCGACGAGGTGCTCACCGAAGCCTGGTTGTGCCGGGCGCCGAAACGGCTGGCGAAGGCGTGGCTCGAAAGCGGCTGA
- a CDS encoding winged helix-turn-helix transcriptional regulator, with protein sequence MTPSGRGDLFDPKCPTRRLLDRIGTKWTSMAVKVLAEAEPDEVRFAELQRRMPGVSQKMLSVTLQSLTRDGLVARRVEATVPPKVHYRLTDLGRSLEVPLAALRDWAEENMMAIDRARDLDPG encoded by the coding sequence GTGACCCCCTCCGGGAGAGGCGACCTCTTCGACCCGAAATGCCCGACGCGCCGGCTGCTGGACCGGATCGGCACGAAGTGGACGTCGATGGCGGTCAAGGTGCTGGCCGAGGCCGAGCCGGACGAGGTGCGGTTCGCCGAGCTGCAACGGCGGATGCCGGGCGTCTCGCAGAAGATGCTTTCGGTGACCCTGCAGAGCCTCACGCGTGACGGCCTGGTCGCGCGCCGCGTCGAGGCGACAGTGCCGCCGAAGGTGCACTACCGGCTGACGGACCTGGGCCGGTCGCTCGAAGTGCCGCTCGCCGCGCTGCGGGACTGGGCGGAGGAGAACATGATGGCCATCGACCGGGCGCGGGACCTCGATCCGGGATAA
- a CDS encoding glycosyltransferase, giving the protein MRVLLTTWGSRGDVEPLVGLAVAVRELGAEALVAAPPDDDFGALLERAGVPLVPLGPTVRSVVANPKPPTGEDAFKLAPALVAARFETLGAVAEECDVLLATGLLPAGARDVAEKAGIPYVYACFHIFGLPSRQFAPGIRPGTPSPDEETDLEVRWAQDAERVNALYGPALNSGRAAIGLPPVDNVRDHVFTDRPWLAADPALCPSEGMTNFDLVQTGAWILPDDRPLPEDLEAFLDAGEPPVYVGFGSMAAYAPAGIAQVATEAARAQGRRVVLGRGWAGLSAIDDADDCFVVGEVNQQALFRKVAAVVHHGGAGTTTTAARAGAPQVVVPRIADQPYWAARVAELGIGVAHEGSTPTVESLSAAFATALAPGMRTRAQAVAGTIRDDGATAAAKTLLEVAGKKRP; this is encoded by the coding sequence GTGCGTGTTTTGCTGACGACGTGGGGATCGCGCGGGGACGTCGAACCGCTGGTGGGGCTCGCGGTGGCGGTGCGGGAACTGGGGGCGGAGGCGCTGGTGGCGGCGCCGCCGGACGACGATTTCGGGGCGCTGCTGGAGCGGGCCGGTGTACCGCTGGTGCCGCTCGGCCCGACGGTGCGTTCGGTGGTCGCCAACCCGAAGCCGCCGACGGGGGAGGACGCGTTCAAACTCGCTCCGGCTTTGGTCGCCGCGCGGTTCGAAACGCTCGGCGCGGTGGCGGAGGAATGCGACGTGTTGCTGGCGACCGGCCTGTTGCCGGCCGGTGCCCGCGATGTGGCCGAAAAGGCGGGCATCCCGTACGTGTACGCGTGTTTCCACATCTTCGGGCTGCCGTCGCGGCAGTTCGCGCCGGGGATCCGGCCGGGAACGCCGTCCCCGGACGAGGAGACCGACCTCGAGGTGCGGTGGGCGCAGGACGCCGAGCGGGTGAACGCGTTGTACGGCCCGGCGTTGAACAGCGGGCGGGCGGCGATCGGCCTGCCACCGGTCGACAACGTCCGCGACCACGTGTTCACCGACCGGCCGTGGCTGGCGGCGGACCCGGCGCTGTGCCCGTCCGAGGGCATGACGAACTTCGACCTCGTGCAGACCGGGGCGTGGATCCTGCCCGACGACCGGCCGCTGCCGGAAGACCTGGAGGCGTTCCTGGACGCCGGCGAACCGCCGGTGTACGTGGGCTTCGGCAGCATGGCCGCGTACGCCCCAGCTGGCATCGCCCAGGTGGCCACCGAGGCGGCCCGCGCGCAGGGCCGCCGGGTGGTCCTCGGCCGCGGCTGGGCCGGCTTGTCCGCGATCGACGACGCCGACGACTGCTTCGTCGTCGGCGAAGTCAACCAGCAGGCGCTGTTCCGCAAGGTGGCCGCGGTCGTCCACCACGGCGGCGCGGGCACCACCACCACGGCCGCAAGAGCCGGCGCGCCCCAAGTGGTGGTGCCCCGGATCGCGGACCAGCCCTACTGGGCGGCCCGGGTCGCCGAGCTGGGCATCGGCGTGGCGCACGAAGGTTCGACACCGACGGTCGAGTCGCTGTCAGCCGCGTTCGCCACAGCGTTGGCACCCGGGATGCGGACGCGAGCCCAGGCGGTAGCCGGCACGATCCGCGACGACGGGGCGACGGCAGCCGCGAAGACGCTCCTGGAGGTCGCGGGCAAGAAACGTCCGTGA
- a CDS encoding SDR family oxidoreductase: protein MTILVTGARGNIARALVGQLLDAGQDVRAAGRDPGRARLPGGVEVVAADLARPGSWDAALNGVTKVFLYAGTAGLGGFLSRAGGLAQVVLLSAAGADPASDDAITRAHGEAEQAVRDSGIPWTFLRPGGFAANRLLWSEPIRTAGVVRDPFPGSHSALIHEADIAAVAVCALTASGHSGAEYTLTGPESLTVRRQAELIGLATGRPVRVEVQDLDDYRRELTTAFEARGLGTAGSADVVEARIRRLAALVDRPQPTTETVLAVTGRPARGFAAWAEDHVAAFT from the coding sequence ATGACGATTCTGGTGACCGGAGCCCGCGGGAACATCGCCCGCGCGCTGGTGGGACAACTGCTCGACGCGGGACAGGACGTCCGCGCGGCCGGTCGGGACCCGGGCCGCGCCCGGCTGCCCGGCGGCGTCGAGGTGGTCGCGGCGGACCTGGCCCGGCCCGGGAGCTGGGACGCGGCGCTGAACGGCGTCACGAAGGTGTTCCTCTACGCCGGGACGGCCGGGCTCGGCGGCTTCCTCTCCCGCGCGGGCGGCCTGGCGCAGGTGGTCCTGCTGTCCGCGGCGGGCGCCGACCCCGCGTCGGACGACGCCATCACCCGCGCCCACGGCGAAGCCGAACAGGCCGTGCGTGACTCGGGAATCCCGTGGACGTTCCTGCGGCCCGGCGGGTTCGCGGCCAACCGGCTGCTGTGGAGCGAGCCGATCCGGACGGCCGGCGTGGTGCGCGACCCGTTCCCCGGCTCGCACTCGGCGTTGATCCACGAAGCCGACATCGCCGCCGTCGCCGTCTGCGCGCTGACGGCGTCCGGGCACTCCGGCGCGGAGTACACGCTGACCGGTCCCGAGTCGCTGACGGTGCGGCGCCAGGCCGAGCTGATCGGGCTCGCCACCGGCCGGCCGGTGCGCGTCGAAGTCCAGGACCTCGATGACTACCGCCGCGAGCTGACCACGGCGTTCGAGGCCCGTGGCCTGGGCACGGCCGGCTCGGCGGACGTCGTCGAGGCGCGGATCCGGCGGTTGGCGGCGCTGGTCGACCGGCCGCAGCCGACGACGGAGACGGTCCTCGCGGTGACCGGCCGCCCGGCGCGTGGCTTCGCCGCGTGGGCCGAGGACCACGTCGCCGCGTTCACCTGA
- a CDS encoding hydrolase has product MTIWICGTCGVEHPDTERPPAGACAICADERQWVPASGQVWTTLDKLAADSREGVHHELEPGLHRFNREPPFGINQWTHLVRTAEGNLLWDPPNHLDPALVAKIEELGGAAVIVASHPHMYGSQVSWSHRLGRVPVLVHRADRKWVRREDPVLREWSGTERILPGVTLVEAGGHFPGAAVAHVANDTGGVLLTGDTIVPVADAGWVTFMRSYPNKIPLSAGLVRRIVDRLEPYEFDRVYGLLGGTVLGDAKGAVRRSAERYIGWVSGANDHLG; this is encoded by the coding sequence ATGACGATCTGGATCTGCGGAACCTGCGGGGTCGAGCACCCCGACACCGAACGACCCCCGGCCGGCGCGTGCGCGATCTGCGCGGACGAACGGCAATGGGTGCCTGCCTCCGGTCAGGTGTGGACGACGCTGGACAAGCTCGCGGCCGACAGCCGCGAAGGGGTGCACCACGAACTGGAACCGGGCCTGCACCGGTTCAACCGCGAACCGCCGTTCGGCATCAACCAGTGGACGCACCTGGTGCGGACCGCCGAAGGCAACCTGCTGTGGGACCCGCCGAACCACCTCGATCCGGCGCTGGTCGCGAAGATCGAGGAGCTGGGCGGGGCCGCGGTGATCGTGGCCAGCCACCCGCACATGTACGGCTCGCAGGTCAGCTGGAGCCACCGGCTCGGCCGCGTCCCGGTGCTGGTGCACCGCGCCGACCGGAAGTGGGTGCGGCGGGAGGACCCGGTGCTGCGGGAGTGGTCCGGCACCGAGCGGATCCTGCCCGGCGTGACGCTCGTCGAGGCGGGCGGCCACTTCCCCGGCGCCGCGGTGGCTCACGTCGCGAACGACACCGGCGGCGTGCTGCTGACGGGCGACACGATCGTGCCTGTCGCCGACGCGGGGTGGGTGACGTTCATGCGCAGCTACCCGAACAAGATCCCGCTTTCCGCGGGACTGGTGCGGCGGATCGTCGACCGGCTCGAACCGTACGAGTTCGACCGCGTTTACGGCCTGCTGGGCGGCACGGTCCTCGGGGACGCCAAAGGCGCGGTGCGCAGATCCGCGGAGCGCTACATCGGCTGGGTGAGCGGGGCGAACGACCACCTCGGCTGA
- a CDS encoding VOC family protein, translating into MAAPVVHFEIIGTDPAGLRGYYGELFGWEFDTSGPVSDQVSEPGNYGFAETDGIPGGVGGGASFARHTVFYVGVPDVAAALAEAERLGGTRRMGPDRAPDRDLVVAHFTDPEGNLIGLAGPA; encoded by the coding sequence ATGGCCGCTCCGGTCGTGCACTTCGAGATCATCGGCACCGACCCGGCCGGGCTGCGCGGGTACTACGGCGAGCTGTTCGGCTGGGAGTTCGACACGTCGGGCCCGGTGTCGGACCAGGTTTCGGAGCCGGGCAACTACGGTTTCGCGGAAACGGACGGCATCCCCGGCGGCGTGGGTGGCGGCGCGTCTTTCGCGCGGCACACGGTGTTCTACGTGGGCGTCCCGGACGTCGCGGCGGCGCTGGCGGAAGCCGAACGCCTGGGCGGCACGCGCCGGATGGGCCCGGACCGCGCGCCTGACCGCGACCTGGTGGTCGCCCACTTCACCGACCCGGAAGGCAACCTGATCGGCCTCGCCGGCCCGGCCTGA
- a CDS encoding nucleoside hydrolase, with translation MGTKLIIDTDPGVDDALAIALAAVSPDVDLLGVTTVFGNVPLDKTTANARRLLEQFGRTDVPVAAGAARPLVYSKPRDAKEVHGGDGLSGHGDTLPDATRPLDERDAVSLMLALLDAADEPVTIAPIGPLTNIAALLAAHPGAREKIARLVIMGGGVTFGNSTTAAEFNIWSDPEAARRVLVEEDVPVVLVPLDLTHRCAVDADWLAKLAESGPIGATLEGLTSTYRRHYTRIFGEDRMVMHDAVAVAEAISPGILHTETYRVDVDCGLGPARGQTLVDRRRLGEEDPQFSPGRLIEVAMDTDLDGLRGFVLDRLTGAAR, from the coding sequence ATGGGCACGAAGCTGATCATCGACACCGACCCGGGCGTCGATGACGCGCTGGCGATCGCGCTCGCCGCGGTCTCGCCGGACGTCGACCTGCTGGGCGTGACGACGGTCTTCGGCAACGTGCCCCTGGACAAGACCACGGCGAACGCGCGGCGGCTGCTGGAGCAGTTCGGCCGCACCGACGTGCCGGTCGCGGCCGGCGCGGCCCGTCCGCTGGTGTACTCGAAGCCGCGTGACGCGAAAGAGGTCCACGGCGGTGACGGCCTGTCCGGCCACGGCGACACGCTGCCCGACGCGACCCGGCCGCTCGACGAGCGGGACGCCGTCAGCCTGATGCTCGCGCTGCTCGACGCGGCCGACGAGCCGGTGACGATCGCGCCGATCGGGCCGTTGACGAACATCGCCGCGCTGCTGGCCGCGCACCCGGGCGCGCGGGAGAAGATCGCCCGGCTGGTGATCATGGGTGGCGGTGTCACCTTCGGCAACAGCACGACGGCGGCGGAGTTCAACATCTGGAGCGACCCCGAAGCGGCCCGGCGGGTGCTGGTCGAGGAGGACGTCCCGGTGGTGCTGGTGCCGCTGGACCTCACGCACCGGTGCGCCGTCGACGCCGACTGGCTGGCGAAGCTCGCCGAGTCCGGCCCGATCGGCGCGACGCTCGAGGGGCTCACCTCGACCTACCGCCGGCACTACACGCGGATCTTCGGCGAGGACCGGATGGTCATGCACGACGCCGTCGCGGTCGCCGAGGCGATCTCGCCCGGGATCCTGCACACCGAGACCTACCGGGTCGACGTCGACTGCGGGCTGGGCCCGGCGCGCGGCCAGACGCTGGTCGATCGGCGACGGCTCGGCGAAGAGGATCCGCAGTTCTCCCCCGGCCGGCTGATCGAGGTCGCGATGGACACCGACCTCGACGGCCTGCGCGGCTTCGTACTGGACCGGCTGACCGGGGCCGCGCGGTGA
- a CDS encoding C40 family peptidase, producing MVVPEDTPESAPRRRRAGIVVAAVVVIAAALVVAIQFAPKQETAENAAATAVPTLSTTVVPKTTTPPATQPKVPQASEFDEWASKTSQWLDIPLRAMTGYAKATVTLTKEIPGCHLSWVTLAAIGKVTSDHGRAQGGQLGTTGVLTKPLGTIEVRDFYNKVVSTANAAGPMQLSPALWAKYKTSASGGNPDVQNIDDAALATGHALCADGHDLSQGQTWWDSVSALQSAPLFLHRTLATVNVYGTVGQGTAAPNAAVLSAVNFAIDKIGLPYIWGGNGTGGRDPGFDCSGLTTAAYASAGVKLMRTADTQYRSVQHVTEPQLGDLIFYGEPTTKIHHVGLYIGNQQMIDAPQTGQAVQVHTYRKDGDDYAGAGRPTA from the coding sequence GTGGTCGTCCCGGAGGACACGCCCGAGTCGGCGCCACGCCGCCGCCGCGCCGGGATCGTCGTGGCCGCGGTCGTCGTGATCGCGGCCGCGCTCGTGGTCGCGATCCAGTTCGCGCCGAAGCAGGAGACGGCCGAGAACGCCGCGGCGACGGCCGTGCCGACGCTGTCGACGACCGTTGTCCCGAAAACGACCACGCCGCCGGCGACGCAGCCGAAGGTGCCGCAGGCGAGCGAGTTCGACGAGTGGGCGTCGAAGACCAGCCAGTGGCTCGACATCCCGCTGCGCGCGATGACCGGCTACGCGAAGGCCACGGTGACGCTGACCAAGGAGATCCCGGGCTGCCACCTGTCGTGGGTGACGCTGGCGGCGATCGGGAAGGTCACGTCGGATCACGGTCGCGCGCAGGGCGGGCAGCTGGGCACCACCGGTGTGCTGACCAAGCCGCTCGGCACGATCGAGGTGCGCGACTTCTACAACAAGGTCGTCTCGACGGCGAACGCCGCCGGGCCGATGCAGCTGTCGCCGGCGCTCTGGGCGAAGTACAAGACGAGCGCGTCGGGCGGCAACCCGGACGTGCAGAACATCGACGACGCCGCGCTGGCCACCGGCCACGCGCTGTGCGCCGACGGCCACGACCTCTCGCAGGGGCAGACCTGGTGGGACTCGGTGAGCGCGCTGCAGTCGGCGCCGCTGTTCCTGCACCGGACGCTCGCGACCGTCAACGTCTACGGCACGGTCGGCCAGGGCACGGCGGCGCCGAACGCGGCGGTGCTGAGCGCGGTCAACTTCGCCATCGACAAGATCGGCCTCCCCTACATCTGGGGCGGCAACGGCACCGGCGGCCGCGACCCGGGCTTCGACTGCTCAGGCCTGACGACGGCGGCCTACGCGAGCGCGGGCGTCAAGCTGATGCGCACGGCCGACACGCAGTACCGCAGCGTGCAGCACGTGACCGAGCCGCAGCTGGGCGACCTGATCTTCTACGGCGAGCCGACGACGAAGATCCACCACGTCGGGCTGTACATCGGCAACCAGCAGATGATCGACGCGCCGCAGACCGGCCAGGCTGTACAGGTCCACACGTACCGCAAGGACGGCGACGACTACGCGGGAGCGGGCCGGCCGACCGCCTGA